The DNA region CCCATCTCGAACCGCTGCTCCTGAGCTACACCGGTGACGGCCGGCCGGCCGGTGCGGCGGCCGTCATCGAGCGGACGGTGGAACGGGCACCGCTCCTGACCACGACGACCGAGGACGGCGTCGCCCATCGGCTCTGGGCCGTCACCGATCCTGCGGAACAGGCCCGCATCCAGGCGGACCTGGCGATCCGTCAGGCGTTGATCGCGGACGGCCACCACCGTTGGGCCACCTATCTGCGGCTCCAGCGGGAGCAGTCGCGTCCCGGCCCCTGGGACTTCGGGCTGGTACTGCTCGTGGACACGGTCCGCTATCCCCTGCGGGTACGCGCCATCCACCGTCTGCTGCACGGCCTTCCGGTCGCGGATGCGCTCTGGACGCTCGACGGTCACTTCCGGGTCCGGGACGTCGGGGGACCGCTCCCCCGGGCGCTCGACGCACTCGCCAAGGCGACCGCCGGAGGGAACGCCTTCCTGCTCGCGGGCGACGGAGGTTTCCACCTCATCGACCGGCCGGACCCGCTGCTGCTGGCCCGCACGGTCCCCGCCGACCGGCCGGCGGCGTGGCGCGAACTGGACGCCACGGTGCTGCACTCGACCCTCCTGGACGCGGTGTGGCGGATCCCCGACGACCCCGAGCACATCGCCTACATCCACGACACCGAGGCGGCGGTCGAACAGGCCGAGCGGAACGGTGCCACGGCGGTCCTGATGCGTCCGGTGCGCGAGGACGTCGTACGGGACCTGGCCAGGCAGGGCGTCACCATGCCTCGCAAGTCGACGTCGTTCGGCCCGAAGCCGGCCACCGGTCTGGTGCTGCGCAGTCTCGGGGCGGACGCGGGCGGCCCCGAGGTCGACTGACGTCGCTTCCTCCCATGCTCCGAAACAGGGAGAGGGCGGCACCCGTGTGCGGGTGCCGCCCTCTCCCTGTAACGCTGTTGTGCTGTTCAGCCATGTCCAGCTGTTCGGCTTCGGCGCTTACGCCTTCGCGGGTCCGTCCGCGTCTCCGTCCGCGCCCTCACGCCCCGCATCGGCCTGCGGGGCGTCGTCGCCACCGGCGTCGCCCTCTGCGTCCGCCTCCACGCCGGTGTCCGCCGCGTGCCGCGGGTTGTCCGGGACGTCGTCCGGGACGTCGTCCGGGAGATCCTCGTCGTCGTCTTCGCCCAGGGCGTCGACGAACTCGACGCCGTCGAGCTCGGCCAGCCGGTCCGAGGCGTCGGTGGAGCCGTCCTTGTCCGCCTCCAGCGCCTTCCCGAACCATTCGCGTGCCTCGTCCTCACGCCCGGCCTCCAGGAGGGCGTCCGCGTAGGCGTACCGCAGCCGCGGGGTCCACGAGTGGACGGCGTGGGAGGCGAGTTCGGGGCTCTGCAAGGTGACGATGGCGGCGTCGAGCTGCCCCATGTCCCGACGGGCCCCGGCCGCGACGAGGCGCATCTCCACCTGCCCGGCCTTGTCCAGCTTCTGTACCTCGGGCTCACCGGCCATGGCCATGGCCCGCTCGGGCCGGCCCAGGCCGCGCTCGCAGTCGGCCATGACGGGCCACAGCTCCACGGCCCCGGTCATCCGGCGCGACGCCCTGAACTCCGCCAGCGCCTCGGAGTACCTCTGCGTGGCGTAGGCGGCGAAGCCGGCCGCCTCACGAACGGCGGCGACGCGCGAGGCGAGACGCAGGGCGATGCGTGAGTAGGCGTAGGCCTGCTCGGGGTCCTCG from Streptomyces sp. NBC_01754 includes:
- a CDS encoding DUF1015 domain-containing protein, with the translated sequence MNTSGRATDHGLRLIPFRGLRYVPERVGSLAAVTSPPYDVVVRPDGLHHLESLDPHNIVRLILPQAGSAAARHRQAASALRLWLAEGILAADPEPVLYVYEQRSGDLLQRGVIGALSLSPASEGVVLPHEDVMADVVADRADLMRTTGAHLEPLLLSYTGDGRPAGAAAVIERTVERAPLLTTTTEDGVAHRLWAVTDPAEQARIQADLAIRQALIADGHHRWATYLRLQREQSRPGPWDFGLVLLVDTVRYPLRVRAIHRLLHGLPVADALWTLDGHFRVRDVGGPLPRALDALAKATAGGNAFLLAGDGGFHLIDRPDPLLLARTVPADRPAAWRELDATVLHSTLLDAVWRIPDDPEHIAYIHDTEAAVEQAERNGATAVLMRPVREDVVRDLARQGVTMPRKSTSFGPKPATGLVLRSLGADAGGPEVD
- a CDS encoding tetratricopeptide repeat protein; protein product: MSLPKTLAEDVARNLVMVARLIDEDPEQAYAYSRIALRLASRVAAVREAAGFAAYATQRYSEALAEFRASRRMTGAVELWPVMADCERGLGRPERAMAMAGEPEVQKLDKAGQVEMRLVAAGARRDMGQLDAAIVTLQSPELASHAVHSWTPRLRYAYADALLEAGREDEAREWFGKALEADKDGSTDASDRLAELDGVEFVDALGEDDDEDLPDDVPDDVPDNPRHAADTGVEADAEGDAGGDDAPQADAGREGADGDADGPAKA